A region of the Microbacterium sp. SL75 genome:
TACGAGTATCGCGACCGCGTAGATGGCGAGAGCGACGATGAGGTTCGTCTCGCTGACGATGCTGTACCAACCGGTGACGACGGGCACGAGGATCAGCAGGGCGAGAGAGGGGATCGTGTAGAGCAAGCCGGTGATGGTGATGACACCGCTGCGCACGAGGCGATACCGCCACGCGACCCAGCCGAGCGGGACACTCAGCACGAAGCCAGCGATCAACGCGATGATGCTCTGGCGCAGGTGCACCAGCGTGAGCTCCCCGATCAGCTCGAGGTTGTTGCCGACCCAGTTCACGGGCGGGAATCCTCCACGAGCGCACCCTGCGTGCGTCCCTCGGCATCCACGACGACCGTGCCGCTCGGCGTCTGCTTCAGATGGAGCGCGCGCTTGCCCTTGACCGCGCCGATGAAGCTCGCGACGAAGTCGCTGGCGGGGTTCTCGACGATCTCGCTGGGAGTTCCCACCTGCGCGATCTTCGCGCCCTTCTCGAGGATCACGACCTGGTCGCCGAGCAGGAAGGCCTCGTCGATGTCGTGGGTGACGAAGACGATCGTCTTGCCGATCTCGCTCTGCAGACGAAGGAGTTCCTGCTGCAGTTCATCGCGGACGATCGGATCGACGGCACCGAAGGGTTCGTCCATCAGCAGGATGTTGGGGTCGGCGGCGAGGCCGCGAGCGACGCCGACGCGCTGCTGCTGCCCGCCGGAGAGCTGGCTGGGGTAACGGTCGGCCATCGCCGCGTCGAGGCCCACCGTCTTCATGAGCTCGAGCGCCCGGGCGCGAGCGGCTTTACGGTTCTGCCCCTGCAGCACCGGCACGGTGGCGATGTTGTCGGCCACGGTGAAGTGCGGCAAGAGGCCGGAGTTCT
Encoded here:
- a CDS encoding ABC transporter ATP-binding protein, with translation MIEFSAVSKVFPDGTRAVDDFHLVIPSRKTTVFVGSSGCGKTTLLRMINRMVEPSSGTIEIDGADIGGSPAVQLRRSIGYVMQNSGLLPHFTVADNIATVPVLQGQNRKAARARALELMKTVGLDAAMADRYPSQLSGGQQQRVGVARGLAADPNILLMDEPFGAVDPIVRDELQQELLRLQSEIGKTIVFVTHDIDEAFLLGDQVVILEKGAKIAQVGTPSEIVENPASDFVASFIGAVKGKRALHLKQTPSGTVVVDAEGRTQGALVEDSRP